From the Lathyrus oleraceus cultivar Zhongwan6 chromosome 4, CAAS_Psat_ZW6_1.0, whole genome shotgun sequence genome, one window contains:
- the LOC127073538 gene encoding thylakoid lumenal 16.5 kDa protein, chloroplastic, with translation MATNFLSTANLFHLATPTYVHNNSIIKCNVKRESTLCQVVNPSVTKRGISIGFVTSLVLSLSGKGLFDANAAILEADDDVELLEKVKKDRIKRLEKQGVISSSTKETGYLQDVVYKLSEVGKAIEKNDLTTAGSVLGSGKDATDWVQKANIALNKLSSSPEEKTEVDTFNSSLASLVSSVAQNDVKSSKIAFVSSAAAFEKWTSLTGLVGKLKGL, from the exons atggCAACAAATTTTCTCTCAACAGCAAACCTTTTTCATCTAGCAACACCAACATATGTTCACAACAACTCAATCATCAAATGCAATGTGAAAAGAGAATCAACACTTTGCCAAGTAGTGAACCCAAGTGTAACCAAAAGAGGCATATCCATAGGTTTTGTTACCAGCTTGGTCCTTTCATTGAGTGGTAAAGGTTTGTTTGATGCTAATGCTGCAATACTTGAAGCAGATGATGATGTTGAGCTCTTGGAAAAAGTAAAGAAGGATAGAATCAAGAGACTTGAGAAACAAGGTGTCATCAGTTCCTCCACCAAAGAAACGG GGTATCTTCAGGATGTGGTGTACAAATTGAGTGAAGTTGGTAAAGCAATTGAAAAGAATGATCTAACCACAGCTGGTTCTGTCTTAGGGAGTGGCAAGGATGCTACTGATTGGGTCCAAAAAGCCAATATTGCTTTGAATAAG CTGAGTTCCAGTCCTGAAGAGAAGACTGAGGTGGACACATTCAATTCTTCACTTGCTTCATTGGTTTCATCAG TTGCTCAGAATGATGTGAAGTCCTCCAAAATTGCCTTTGTGTCTTCAGCAGCAGCATTTGAGAAGTGGACCTCCTTGACAGGACTGGTTGGTAAACTTAAAGGGCTTTGA
- the LOC127073537 gene encoding methyl-CpG-binding domain-containing protein 11: MASSVEKEGSASKAASAVEEPVSLELPAPSGWTKKFFPKKSGTPKKNEIVFTAPTGEEIHNKRQLDKYLKANPGGPNISEFDWGTGETPRRSSRISEKVKASPPLEPKSEPSKKRYKKSASKKEASEDEEETKDVEMQEADETKDDKDLEQEKKVVNEEQGDKGPEGADVKESIQPGENTDIAKDEGKSDTADGELQASKEKIDDKGAEGSEAVQNKDEEMIEQPQPQEEPKQAVQSKEEEKIEQPQEETNQVVQNEEEKIEQPQEETNHAVQIEEEKIEQPQPQEEAKQAVQNNDEEKIEQPQEETKQAVQSKDEEKIEQPHEETKQDGGSGEAEKPEAALNAEKPAEFEGENKEEDNRIAQEAEGNIKEKEATKVHGEENYKIHDMNKTESEVTVNGS; the protein is encoded by the exons ATGGCGAGTTCAGTGGAGAAGGAGGGTTCTGCTTCTAAAGCTGCATCTGCAGTTGAGGAGCCTGTTTCTTTGGAGCTTCCAGCTCCATCTGGTTGGACGAAAAAG TTCTTTCCAAAAAAGTCTGGAACTCCAAAGAAAAATGAGATTGTGTTCACTGCACCAACAGGAGAGGAGATCCATAACAAGAGGCAGCTGGATAAGTATTTGAAAGCAAACCCCGGTGGCCCAAACATCTCAGAATTCGATTGGGGCACTGGGGAGACTCCAAGAAGATCATCAAGAATCAGTGAGAAGGTCAAGGCATCTCCTCCATTAGAACCAAAAAGTGAGCCCTCTAAGAAGCGTTACAAAAAGTCAGCTTCAAAGAAAGAAGCTTCTGAGGATGAAGAGGAGACAAAAGATGTGGAAATGCAAGAAGCCGATGAAACTAAGGATGATAAAGATTTAGAGCAGGAAAAGAAAGTTGTTAACGAAGAACAAGGTGATAAGGGACCGGAGGGTGCAGATGTCAAAGAGTCCATTCAACCTGGTGAGAATACTGATATAGCAAAAGATGAGGGGAAGTCCGACACTGCCGATGGAGAGTTACAAGCATCCAAAGAGAAAATTGATGACAAAGGAGCTGAGGGGTCTGAAGCTGTTCAGAATAAGGATGAAGAAATGATTGAACAACCACAGCCACAGGAGGAGCCAAAGCAAGCTGTTCAGAGTAAGGAGGAAGAAAAGATTGAACAACCACAGGAGGAGACGAACCAAGTTGTTCAGAATGAGGAAGAAAAGATTGAACAACCACAGGAGGAGACAAACCATGCTGTTCAGATCGAGGAAGAAAAGATTGAACAACCACAGCCACAAGAGGAGGCAAAGCAAGCTGTTCAGAATAATGATGAAGAAAAGATTGAACAACCACAGGAGGAGACGAAGCAAGCTGTTCAGAGCAAGGATGAAGAAAAGATCGAACAACCACACGAGGAGACAAAACAAGATGGTGGATCTGGGGAAGCAGAGAAACCAGAAGCTGCCCTTAATGCTGAGAAACCAGCTGAATTTGAAGGGGAAAATAAAGAGGAAGATAACAGAATCGCTCAAGAGGCTGAAGGAAATATCAAGGAGAAAGAAGCTACAAAAGTGCACGGTGAAGAAAATTACAAGATTCATGATATGAACAAGACTGAGTCAGAGGTGACCGTGAATGGAAGCTGA